In the Anastrepha obliqua isolate idAnaObli1 chromosome 1, idAnaObli1_1.0, whole genome shotgun sequence genome, one interval contains:
- the LOC129237393 gene encoding uncharacterized protein LOC129237393, translating into MSFSPGNGTFIRSDSPHTVPSSGQPSSDRVSFLKLKTVSVFNRLEHTAAEMNTEMLQGMDEYGLAVIMESVGDLKATFTAAHTSLEEMDFESIASDLPCKFDATLVKLKANLQREIGRRSTGQHCSTFRANTGDSQSIIVNANRSRLPLLMLPKFSGAYTEWSNFFSMFTSVIDNDGDLTQSDKLQYLRSCLSGAALDTIQSLEINETNYKNALDLLKKRFDNKRIIFQAHIRQIFGLDRADASASKLRELTDKVTSHIRALQSLGSQEQIADCIIVELLIQKLDKATQSKWEENSSSNELPSWDQLAAFLEKRCRTLENVEHAIQTQTDQVDRNGKTVSTNKRKSFVVSNASVGGCAFCRCPDHRIYHCQQFSTLSPNLRQKEAKKLSLCLNCLKGGHQMRDCKSGPCRACQLKHHTLLHFDRTSSASTSISGPVTQPPTLKSNTIAATSSVPGHALTSRSPSDAVLLATAVIFVKNRAGTFVPCRALLDSGSQLHFITNRFTNQLQLRRTKYSAAVSGIGDANLSTEGYSVNVVLKSRTSDFSTHITSVVVQTITDNQPGFSVSIADWNVPSNIQLADPNFNIPQRIDLLIGAGLFFELLCVGQIQLAPGFPVLQKTLLGWVISGGGQQTSKLSSFVANQRSSRDIDSDTRLDDLVRRFWEVDHVFEPITKITREELDCEAHFQQNVSRLPSGEYSVRLPLKFGTESLGESYTQAKRRFQSLERKLTNNIDLKLKYSAFIKEYLELNHMSLVTSAEAHECKYFLPHHCVVKEDSSTTKLRVVFDGSAVTTSGLSLNEILMAGPTIQPKLFDILIRFRTFPVALTGDICKMYRCVRVSAPDNMLQCILWRDSPESDIKVYKLDTVTYGTKPAAFLAIRAMHQLASDESSSYPLGSQIVKRDFYVDDLISGGNSVEEVREMMHQTTSLLARGNFHLRKWCSNNPDVLHHISDAERETFLKFDDGSNITKTLGLTWDPFKDNLLFSLARHLGGTRNSKRSALSTIARCYDPLGLIGPTLTRAKILLQRMWRDKLEWDESLPLSLDTDWSAFCKEFTDVQYLSFPRYILQPGANHELHAFCDASLEAFGVCVYARSVKDDNAQVHLLCSKARVAPLKTLTVPKLELCAAALLAQLINEITKLKLFASRCYCWSDSSVVLSWLQEEPSKFNVFVANRVCAIQQLTEGMQWRYVPTSLNPADILSRGAAPRELSQSNLWKHGPPFLQEEMCNWPKSIVPQTKLPEVRQKVLVSMNNRIDISLSFKYINSFTKMQRIFGYVHKFITTARSLKSSHLTSENIHLGTQLLIRIVQRAQLWPEYIALKQNRCVHSSSSISSLSPFLDDFGLVRVDGRLRNSTLSFEARHPIILPKDHPLTSAIIMHFHRKNCHAGPQSSLAAIRMQFWPIGGRKTTARTLQKCVICCRSKPKLFEHIMADLPKERIQASRAFIVTGVDYCGPFYFKPETRNKSPQKCYISVFICFATKAVWMELVRDLSTGAFLEALKRFTATRGMPSCIWSDNATNFVGAKNELRDLKRLLLSEEHRSKVHVHCLNNGFDWRFIPPRSPHFGGLWEAAVKMAKQHLYRTLGSAILSFDELRTLVCQISAIINSRPLVPLSENPEDLDVLTPGHFLIGGPLTAAPEPNITHLNYNRLGHWQRVTYFQQLFWKRWSEEYLTLLQQRAKWRTPHPNVQINDIVCIKDENSAPLKWPLARVIEVITGEDGVARVAVLRTSTGLTRRAVTKLCLLPTKESVESPELSTEGRMLGAAPNLHD; encoded by the coding sequence ATGTCGTTCAGTCCAGGTAATGGTACCTTCATTAGAAGCGATTCACCACATACTGTACCATCGAGTGGGCAACCGTCTTCAGATCGGGTGTCgtttttaaaactgaaaacagtgTCAGTCTTTAATCGACTTGAGCATACAGCAGCAGAGATGAACACCGAAATGCTACAAGGCATGGATGAGTACGGGTTGGCAGTAATCATGGAATCAGTGGGAGATTTGAAAGCAACATTCACCGCCGCTCACACCAGTTTGGAGGAAATGGACTTTGAGTCTATTGCCAGTGACCTGCCCTGCAAATTCGATGCTACATTAGTGAAACTTAAGGCGAACCTGCAACGAGAGATTGGGAGACGTAGCACAGGTCAGCACTGCTCGACATTTAGAGCGAACACTGGTGACTCGCAGTCGATCATCGTGAATGCAAATCGTTCTCGCCTGCCTTTGTTAATGCTACCTAAATTTAGTGGCGCGTACACCGagtggagcaactttttctcGATGTTCACCTCCGTCATTGACAACGATGGCGACCTAACGCAAAGCGATAAGCTGCAATACCTGCGTTCCTGCTTGAGTGGTGCTGCTTTGGATACTATCCAATCTTTGGAGATAAATGaaactaattataaaaatgcattagaTTTACTCAAAAAACGTTTTGATAACAAGCGAATTATATTTCAGGCACACATCAGACAGATCTTTGGGCTGGACAGGGCAGATGCATCCGCAAGCAAGTTGCGGGAGTTGACGGACAAGGTTACATCACACATACGCGCGTTGCAGTCGCTTGGATCACAAGAACAAATCGCTGACTGCATTATAGTTGAACTGCTAATCCAGAAGTTGGACAAGGCTACTCAATCCAAGTGGGAAGAAAATTCATCAAGCAACGAACTGCCGTCGTGGGATCAGTTAGCTGCATTTTTGGAAAAGCGGTGTCGTACCCTCGAAAATGTGGAGCATGCCATACAAACCCAAACGGATCAAGTTGACAGAAACGGTAAAACTGTaagtacaaataaaagaaaatcatttgtcGTTTCGAATGCCTCAGTAGGTGGTTGCGCGTTTTGTCGGTGCCCTGATCATAGAATTTACCACTGTCAGCAATTTTCCACTCTTTCTCCAAATCTTCGCCAAAAGGAAGCCAAGAAGCTCTCGCTTTGCCTTAACTGTCTAAAGGGTGGCCATCAAATGAGAGATTGCAAATCTGGACCCTGTAGAGCTTGTCAATTGAAACACCATACGCTTTTGCATTTTGACCGCACATCTTCTGCTTCAACTTCTATATCAGGCCCAGTCACGCAACCACCCACATTGAAATCAAACACCATAGCTGCAACATCATCTGTCCCTGGCCATGCCCTCACTTCGAGATCTCCATCTGATGCTGTGCTTCTAGCCACTGCAgtcatttttgtcaaaaatcgtGCTGGTACCTTCGTGCCATGTCGGGCGCTTTTGGATTCGGGTTCCCAGCTTCACTTTATTACAAATCGTTTTACTAACCAATTACAACTTCGTAGGACCAAATATTCGGCGGCAGTTTCGGGCATCGGGGATGCCAACCTGTCAACTGAAGGCTATTCGGTCAATGTCGTACTGAAGTCGCGGACTTCAGATTTCTCAACGCACATCACTTCCGTCGTTGTTCAAACAATCACTGACAATCAGCCTGGTTTTTCAGTGAGCATCGCGGACTGGAACGTCCCTTCGAACATCCAACTAGCTGATCCCAATTTCAACATACCTCAGCGTATTGACTTGCTTATCGGAGCAGGACTATTTTTCGAACTTCTCTGCGTTGGGCAGATACAGTTGGCGCCCGGATTTCCAGTTCTTCAAAAAACTCTTCTCGGTTGGGTGATATCAGGTGGTGGTCAACAGACTTCTAAGCTTTCGTCATTTGTGGCCAATCAAAGGTCTTCGAGAGACATCGACTCTGATACCCGACTAGACGATTTGGTACGTCGCTTCTGGGAAGTAGATCACGTTTTTGAGCCAATCACTAAAATAACAAGAGAGGAGCTCGACTGCGAGGCGCATTTTCAGCAAAATGTTTCGCGTTTACCTTCAGGCGAGTACTCGGTTCGCTTACCTTTGAAATTCGGCACAGAATCATTAGGCGAATCATACACACAAGCAAAGCGACGATTTCAGAGCCTTGAGCGGAAGTTAACTAACAATATCGATTTAAAGCTAAAGTACTCGGCATTTATAAAGGAGTACCTTGAGCTGAATCACATGTCACTGGTCACCAGCGCTGAGGCCCATGAATGCAAATATTTCTTACCACATCACTGCGTCGTCAAGGAAGATAGCTCCACAACAAAGCTCAGGGTCGTTTTTGATGGTTCTGCTGTCACAACTTCGGGCCTTTCATTAAACGAGATTCTAATGGCGGGGCCGACCATACAACCCAAACTTTTTGATATTCTCATTCGCTTTCGTACGTTTCCCGTTGCACTTACTGGAGACATTTGCAAGATGTATCGTTGCGTTCGCGTCTCTGCACCCGACAACATGTTGCAGTGCATTTTGTGGCGGGACTCCCCTGAATCAGACATCAAGGTTTACAAGCTGGATACGGTTACGTATGGAACGAAGCCCGCAGCATTCCTAGCTATAAGAGCAATGCATCAACTAGCCTCCGATGAGTCCTCGTCTTACCCCTTGGGTTCACAAATTGTCAAACGCGATTTTTACGTAGATGACCTGATCTCCGGAGGAAATTCAGTTGAAGAAGTACGCGAGATGATGCATCAAACCACCAGTCTCCTTGCCCGTGGAAATTTTCATCTCCGGAAATGGTGCTCCAACAACCCAGACGTTCTTCATCACATTTCTGATGCAGAAAGGGAAACCTTCCTTAAATTCGATGACGGTAGCAATATTACGAAAACGTTGGGACTCACATGGGATCCTTTTAaagataatttgttgttttcctTAGCGCGACACCTTGGAGGCACCAGAAATTCTAAACGGTCTGCACTATCAACAATAGCTCGCTGTTACGACCCGCTAGGTTTAATCGGCCCCACCCTGACTAGGGCGAAAATTCTGTTGCAGCGAATGTGGAGAGACAAGCTCGAATGGGACGAGAGTTTACCGCTCTCACTGGACACAGATTGGTCGGCCTTTTGCAAAGAATTCACGGATGTGCAGTATTTATCATTTCCGCGTTACATATTGCAGCCTGGAGCCAATCATGAACTACATGCATTTTGCGATGCTAGTCTCGAAGCATTCGGTGTTTGTGTCTATGCGCGTTCAGTCAAAGATGACAACGCTCAAGTTCATCTTCTTTGTTCAAAGGCTCGTGTTGCCCCTTTAAAGACGCTAACAGTACCTAAACTGGAGCTTTGTGCCGCCGCCTTACTCGCACAATTAATTAACGAAATAACAAAATTGAAGCTTTTCGCGAGTCGTTGTTATTGCTGGTCAGATTCATCTGTGGTATTATCCTGGTTACAAGAAGAGCCGTCAAAATTTAACGTATTTGTCGCCAACCGAGTATGTGCCATACAACAACTCACAGAAGGTATGCAGTGGCGTTACGTCCCCACCTCTTTGAATCCTGCTGACATCTTATCTAGGGGAGCCGCTCCCCGAGAACTCTCACAATCAAATTTGTGGAAGCATGGACCCCCGTTCCTGCAAGAAGAAATGTGTAATTGGCCGAAGTCTATTGTGCCTCAAACTAAACTCCCGGAAGTTCGTCAAAAGGTCCTGGTATCCATGAATAATCGAATCGACATCTCGCTTTCCTTTAAGTACATCAACTCCTTCACCAAGATGCAACGCATATTTGGATACGTACACAAGTTCATCACCACTGCAAGATCGTTAAAATCATCACATCTTACATCCGAAAATATACATCTTGGAACTCAACTGCTAATTCGCATTGTTCAAAGAGCTCAGCTTTGGCCAGAATACATTGCCTTGAAACAAAATCGATGCGTACATTCGTCGAGTAGCATTTCGTCTCTATCGCCGTTTCTAGATGATTTTGGTTTAGTTCGAGTTGATGGTCGCCTAAGAAATTCAACCCTTAGTTTCGAAGCGCGGCATCCGATCATCCTTCCGAAAGATCACCCATTAACATCAGCCATAATCATGCATTTTCATAGAAAGAATTGCCACGCAGGCCCACAGTCATCACTTGCGGCAATTCGAATGCAGTTCTGGCCTATCGGTGGTAGGAAAACTACTGCGCGTACCCTACAAAAATGTGTTATATGCTGCAGGTCAAAACCAAAACTTTTTGAGCACATCATGGCAGATTTGCCGAAGGAGCGCATTCAGGCCTCACGAGCCTTCATCGTCACAGGAGTGGACTACTGCGgtccattttatttcaaacccgAAACCCGCAACAAGTCACCCCAGAAATGTTACATCAGTGTTTTCATCTGTTTCGCAACCAAGGCCGTGTGGATGGAGCTAGTGAGGGACCTTTCAACAGGTGCTTTCTTGGAAGCTCTCAAGCGATTTACGGCAACACGCGGCATGCCAAGTTGTATTTGGTCAGACAACGCAACCAATTTCGTAGGCGCTAAGAACGAGTTGAGGGACCTAAAACGCTTACTCCTAAGCGAAGAGCACCGCAGCAAGGTTCACGTTCACTGCCTCAACAATGGCTTCGACTGGCGATTCATACCACCTCGTTCACCACATTTCGGCGGCTTGTGGGAAGCCGCAGTAAAAATGGCTAAACAGCACCTGTACCGCACTCTTGGCTCTGCAATTCTTAGTTTCGATGAACTACGTACTTTGGTATGTCAAATCTCTGCTATAATTAACTCTCGACCTCTTGTACCTCTTTCAGAAAATCCAGAAGACCTTGATGTTTTAACTCCAGGTCATTTTCTTATTGGCGGCCCGCTTACAGCTGCTCCTGAGCCTAACATCACTCATTTGAACTACAATCGACTCGGTCACTGGCAGCGTGTCACATACTTCCAACAATTATTTTGGAAACGATGGAGCGAAGAATACCTCACTCTTCTTCAACAAAGAGCAAAATGGCGCACCCCTCACCCTAATGTGCAAATCAACGATATTGTATGCATTAAAGATGAAAATTCAGCACCTCTTAAGTGGCCTCTTGCGCGCGTCATCGAAGTCATTACTGGTGAGGACGGTGTTGCACGAGTAGCTGTTCTACGTACATCCACTGGCCTTACACGTCGAGCTGTTACTAAATTGTGCCTCCTTCCGACTAAGGAATCAGTTGAAAGCCCTGAACTTTCAACGGAGGGGAGGATGTTGGGAGCAGCACCTAATTTACATGACTAA